The genomic region GAGCGCATTGCTGGCGGCTTATCCGCATGTGCCGTCGAATTTGTTGCAGATAGAAATCCTGGAATCGGCAACGCTGGGCGATCTGGGCTATGCTCATGACATGGTCGTTCGTTGTCGGAAATTGGGCGTGAGTTTTGCTCTGGACGATTTCGGTACGGGTTATTCCTCGCTGACTTATCTCAAGCGCTTGCCCGCCAATGTGCTCAAAATCGATCAGTCTTTTGTGCGTGATATGCTGGTGGATAAAGAAGGCTTGGCGCTGGTCGAGGCGGTCATCAGCCTTGCCAGCGTATTCGGCAGCGAGGTCATTGCCGAGGGAGTGGAAACGGCCGAGCATGGCGTGTTGCTGATGCGCCTGGGGTGTGATCTGGCGCAAGGCTATGGCATCGCGCATCCGATGCCGGCAGCAAAGGTGATGGACTGGGTCCGGCAATACAAACCGGATCCCAGCTGGGCCGTGTGGTCTGATACACATTGGGATTTGTCGGATTTCCCTCTGCTGGTTGCGCAGCATGACCATTTATCCTGGGTGAAAAAGGTAGTGGCATCGGTATTCGATTCGCCGCTTACGCTGCCAAAATCCGAACTGGTCGATCATCACCAGTGTCGCTTTGGCCACTGGTATTATGGTGTAGGCAGGCAGCGCTACGGTCGGTTGCCTGAATTCGCGGCGCTGGAAAAAATACATGCCGAGGTGCATCAGGTCGGCATGGAAATCGTGAGCTTAAATGCGCGCGGTGAAAAAGAGGCCGCAAAGGCGATGAGTGAAAAATTGATGCTACTGAAAGACAAGGTGCTGATATCGCTGGGTAATTTGCAGCGGACGGTAGCGCTTAATCTGCATTGAAGCAGTTCTGTTGGTTTCTTGTTTTATGCGTGGGGCGGTTATTTTACCGGTGTCGGGAAATTGCGGATCAGATCCAGCCTGATGCGTACGCTTTCCCCGGTTTCATTGCGTGCCAGCAGGTATTCGGCCTGATCCTGATCCACAATTTCCAGCGGCCAGACAGACGCCATGTAATTCAACTGACTGGTTTCGTCATGCCAGTGTAAATCCATGGCTTCGTTGCACATTGCAGCAATGGTGAGCCGCTCCAGATAGAAACGCGGTACGGGTTGATAAACACTCGGCATGATTTTGCTATACTCTTGGGTAATTAACGTCTCTTTCGTATTTTCGCATGACTAATATAACTCGTGTCAATTTCATTGCTTTTGTGCTGCTGCTTGGCGGTTGCGCCACCGTGCCGCCCCCGGTGGCCGCTCCCGTGCCCTGTACGCCGGCCCCGCCTGCGCCGACTGCGCCGACTGCCGTTACGCCGCCTCCAGTTCCGGCGGTTACGCCAAATCTGCAGCCTGCGGACTGGAATGCGTTACCTGGCTGGAATGATGATCAGGTATTGGCGGCATGGGACAGCTGGCTGCAGTCCTGTGCAGCATTGAAAGCGAAGCCTGAGTGGCAGGCGGTATGTGCCGCCGCTCAGGATTCGAAACCCGCAACGAATGAAGCGGTGCGAGATTTCTTTCAGAACTGGTTCAATGTGTATCAGTCATTGCAGGCCGATGGCAGTACTGGCGGCCTGATGACGGGCTACTACGAGCCGCTGCTGCATGGCAGCCGTACGCCGTCGGCAGCTTATCCGATTCCGTTATACAAGGCGCCTGCAGACCTGTTAACCATAGACCTGTCTGGTGTATACCCTGAACTCAGAAATCTGCGGCTGCGCGGGCGGCTGGAGGGTAATAAAGTCGTGCCTTATCTGAGTCGTGCCGATATAGATGGCGCAAAAACGCCGCTGGCGGGCGACGAGCTGGTATGGGTGGACAATGCGGTGGAGGCGTTTTTCCTGCAAGTGCAAGGTTCGGGGCGCGTCCAGTTGCCGGATGGCAGCATGATGCGCGTGGGTTACGCTGACCAGAACGGTTATCCCTATCGTTCCATAGGGCGCGTGCTGGCGGATCGCGGTGAGTTGCGTCTGGATCAGACCTCGATGCAAAGTATCAAGGCCTGGGGCGGCAAACATCCGGATAAGCTGCCCGAACTGCTGGAGCAGAATCCCAGCTTCGTGTTTTTCAAGGAATTGCCGAATAGCAATGGCGGTCCCCTGGGAGCATTGGGTGTGCCGATTACTGCTGGCCGCAGTATCGCCGTGGATACTCGTGCCATTCCTTTGGGCGCGCCAGTCTGGCTGGCAACGACCGAGCCGTCGTCAAATGTGCCGATGAATCGTCTGGTATTGGCGCAAGATACGGGCGGCGCCATACGCGGCAATGTGCGCGCGGATTATTTCTGGGGATTTGGCGATGCAGCAGGCAAACAGGCAGGAATGATGAAGCAAAGCGGGCAGATGTGGGTGTTGTTGCCTAAGACGATGGCCGTGCCGGGAACCGTGGCAAGCCGTTGAAGCCGGATTAACCGCTGGGGACGCCAGCGGTTAATTCAACAAGTGCGCTGTTATCAGCGCCCGCCACGCATGGAGTCAAAGAACTCCGCGTTGTTTTTGGTGGCTTTGACTTTGTCGAGCAGGAATTCCATCGCTTCCAGATCATCCATCGGATAGAGTAATTTGCGCAGTACCCAGATTTTCTGCAGGATGTCGGCCTTGATCAGCAATTCTTCACGGCGGGTGCCGGAACGGTTGACGTTGATCGCAGGGTACAGGCGCTTCTCGGCCATGCGGCGATCCAGATGGATCTCCATGTTGCCGGTGCCCTTGAATTCTTCGAAAATCACGTCGTCCATACGGCTGCCGGTTTCTACCAGCGCGGTAGCGATGATGGTCAGCGAACCGCCTTCCTCGATATTGCGGGCGGCGCCGAAGAAGCGCTTGGGACGCTGCAATGCATTGGCATCCACACCGCCGGTCAGCACTTTGCCCGACGATGGGATCACCGTATTGTAGGCGCGTGCCAGACGGGTGATCGAATCCAGCAGAATCACCACGTCTTTCTTGTGTTCTACCAGACGCTTGGCTTTTTCGATGACCATTTCGGCGACCTGCACGTGGCGGGTGGCCGGTTCGTCAAAAGTTGAGGCCACGACTTCACCGCGTACGGAGCGCGTCATTTCGGTAACCTCCTCGGGACGCTCATCGATCAGCAAAACGATCATGATGACGTCGGGGTGGTTGCTGGTGATGGCGTGTGCGATATGCTGCAGCATCACAGTTTTGCCTGATTTCGGGCTGGCTACCAGCAAGCCGCGCTGACCTTTACCGATAGGTGCAATCATGTCGATGATGCGGCCAGTGATGTTTTCTTCAGCGCGGATGTCGCGCTCGAGGAGCAAGGGTTGGGTAGGGTGCAGCGGGGTGAGGTTTTCAAACAGGATCTTGTTTTTGG from Sulfuriferula sp. AH1 harbors:
- a CDS encoding murein transglycosylase A, encoding MTNITRVNFIAFVLLLGGCATVPPPVAAPVPCTPAPPAPTAPTAVTPPPVPAVTPNLQPADWNALPGWNDDQVLAAWDSWLQSCAALKAKPEWQAVCAAAQDSKPATNEAVRDFFQNWFNVYQSLQADGSTGGLMTGYYEPLLHGSRTPSAAYPIPLYKAPADLLTIDLSGVYPELRNLRLRGRLEGNKVVPYLSRADIDGAKTPLAGDELVWVDNAVEAFFLQVQGSGRVQLPDGSMMRVGYADQNGYPYRSIGRVLADRGELRLDQTSMQSIKAWGGKHPDKLPELLEQNPSFVFFKELPNSNGGPLGALGVPITAGRSIAVDTRAIPLGAPVWLATTEPSSNVPMNRLVLAQDTGGAIRGNVRADYFWGFGDAAGKQAGMMKQSGQMWVLLPKTMAVPGTVASR
- the rho gene encoding transcription termination factor Rho gives rise to the protein MHLSDLKQLHVTQLVEMATTNSIEGANRLRKQELIFALLKNQAKKGVSIYGEGTLEVLPDGFGFLRSPDTSYLASPDDIYISPSQIRRFNLHTGDSIEGEIRIPKDGERYFALVKVDKVNSEPPENAKNKILFENLTPLHPTQPLLLERDIRAEENITGRIIDMIAPIGKGQRGLLVASPKSGKTVMLQHIAHAITSNHPDVIMIVLLIDERPEEVTEMTRSVRGEVVASTFDEPATRHVQVAEMVIEKAKRLVEHKKDVVILLDSITRLARAYNTVIPSSGKVLTGGVDANALQRPKRFFGAARNIEEGGSLTIIATALVETGSRMDDVIFEEFKGTGNMEIHLDRRMAEKRLYPAINVNRSGTRREELLIKADILQKIWVLRKLLYPMDDLEAMEFLLDKVKATKNNAEFFDSMRGGR